The genomic stretch TGCGTTTTCAACGCTATCTTGTACGTGACAGCTTCGGAGACAGTAAGTTCTATGCTTATTTGCAACAATTTGTATCTTATTATTTTAACACGTTAAAACTTTCAGATCTGCTCAAATGATGGATTTTACATCGTTGTGTTTAGTATTATAAACGTACTGATTTTTTTCACACAAATCAATATTGGCTTTCCTTAGACTTATCTCTGTTGTCATGACATTATAGCGTAATTGCAATGAATGTGGTGAAGCTTAATCATTATCCGAgtatatatacaaaaaatgTTGGTATCTCAAATATTTTGGATCttcgataataaaattcaGATCATTCAAGAAACATTGAATCGCAAGAAGAGTTTTACTCGATAATACTAAAAAGAAGTAACAATTCTCTTGAGACTCTTTCTCATTGGATCTTGACGCTCGATTCTTCAgcgaattttacaaaattcttctGGTAAAGGCCTCACACACACAATACACATTTTTCACACGTACAGTCACATCTTCACATGCATTCTCTGAATCGCTCTTAATACAAAACCAATTATTTAAAGACCAATACAAAACATTCGTCGGCTCTTAATCATTTGTCATCTACGCGAATTCTCATTCACATggttttttatatttgaattcACGTATTAATAgataaagtaataataaaagaatttaacTTTCGATACTGTATAACTACTATAATTTGAACCTAAACTCGTTGATATTTTCAAATGAGGGAAGAACATTGATctgtgaaatttttaattttccggTATGCGATATTAACGCAAATAGAAATGCAACAAAAGAACAATAACGCCTGTTCAGAAGGCACGTTGGCATTTGCATTAACACTTATCGAGCAGAAAATCGTTTGACGCTCTATATGTAGAAAAGAGAAAGTTACTATGTAGGCATAATAGCTGTTTAAAAGTAATTCAATGCACATTCCCGTACGGATAATTCTACCCGCATTtgcgacgttataacgtgtggGATTAACTTTATCGTATCTTCCGTTTACAGCACAGTTCAAGTGTCAAAACATACTATTATAAGAACAGCTTTAGTGAATTAAAATGCtacaaaatttcatcgaaagtTAATTCCCCCTATACTGAGATGATTAAAAGTAGTTTTATTGTCGCTTTATATGttgacaaataaaaatgtcatTCTATAgtcattatatattattttcttaaataaaaatggTCTAAACATGATATGGAGACCtgataattgaatttaaatctGTTATTTTAGGCGATCCTTCAACGAATGAAGCGTCAAAATGATCCGAGTGAAAGTGATCGTGTGATAGACAGTATTTTTAACGTGAGTATTATTTAATCTCTCTTAAGTTTCTCGGTGATccaataaaaattgattttaacgCTTCAGATTCCAATTACGGCGATCAAGGAAACAGGAGCCGCGGTGCAAACTTTTAGCCCAGAAAATTCTAAGGCCATCGATAGTATTTTAAaggtatatttatattccggTGACTTATATAACACGTACTCTTCGTAAATACTGTTTTCGTAAAAATCCCTAAAATAtagttcttttcttttctttttttcttttttactttctttaaaCAAAACGAACTTTCGGTGTGCATACATACTTTTGGATATTCATCAAACAATAATATTCTGCTCTCGCGTAACACGCTCTCGATATGGCACAGTTCGAATTTTTGTGTTTTATCATGTTATCTATATATTATCCTAgcaatttctttgaaatataaatctttctttctttttcatagATCCCTGTTTCGACCTTAGAAGCTGTTGGGGCTCTAGTAAAACAAACGTCTGGGCAGAGACTCCAGAATGCCGAAGAGTTACAACGAATACGCcaagaaagaagagagagaataTTAGCTCAAAGGGAACGACAGAGATTCCAAAGAGAGCAACTTCAGCAACAACGTTTCAAACAGCAACAAATGAAGAGAAACGTTAAGAACAATAACAAAAATTCCTTTGGTTTAAACACCCTCTCCTTCCTGGTTAGTAATCATGGTATCTTAGGTAGTATTCAAGGTCCGTTTGGCGGGTACAGTGGAAATGGTGGTGGACATGGTGGTCATGGTAGTCATGGTGTTCATGGTGGTCATGGTGGTCATGGAAATCAAGGTACACATTTACTGGTATCGAGTATATATCTGTACTGCTTAACTAGGCAAAAGCGAAATCCctgaaaaaaattaatgaaaaaggGAAAGACAAAGGTATATGTGCGATATCTTCAACTATTAATCGAACAATTGTAATAGGAGATTTTTACAAAAGGCGCGTCTTTCTGTCGTTAACGAATTTCTTAAAATCGAGATAATAAGAAAGAATAGTGAATTGTACGTTGATATGTGGGATTTCTCGTTTTAATCGTATGCCAAAACTTTTCTAAAATATCTTAAGGTACAAATTTTACGGAATTGATAGAGAATATATTGTGGAAAATTCTGCAAAGGAATTTTATTGCAGCTTCTAACGAGAATCATTATATAGAACCAGAGAATGGTGTGCCGCTTTTTTTAccgtttatatatttgtttataggTTTTGAAAACTTCGTTTTTTTCTGAATCAAACAGTACAACTATAAAACTACAGATGGTTCATATAGAAATCTTTATAGGTACCCATGGAGGACAGGGCAGTACAGGTGGTTACGAAGTCCACGAAAACGTAGAAGAAGACACAAATTATTCCTGGCATGGGATCACCGCTGGGTTTGGTACGATTTCTGGCTCTCGACCAACTAGCGCGCATATTTCCATACAAAATAAAGTCGCCCCTAAAGATAAAAGACCAAACAAGTATTACGACGATTTTCGAATACAGAACAAAATTGCTCCGAATAAAGAAAATGGACTAGACTATGAAGATGATCCTCCACTGCAGAACAAGATTGCACCCAAAAGCAGCAGAATATCGTTTCAATCATAGAACAAATTCATCAAACAGTAAAATGAATTCAATCTTTTAGTTTTCTATCACGCGTAACATACGCTGCCAGTTATACTCGTACATAAGTATTAGGAATTAGGACATCTACTTGTAgtatttattggaaaaatcaaattttactttgtctaatattttatattacaaggCTCCTGTAACGCAATTGAAATGACAGATTTATAATAAGATAAGtagaatatagaataacaacaATGAAATGCATTCgattaccaaatgtcctaatACCTACATACGTTCGTATGTATGTTTAGCAGTGCACGTTACTTTAAATGTTCTACCATTGTAAAGAGAAGTGACATCGAAGAAATGAATTtgattttctaaattttcatGACGTAttgtataacatatatatacttttatatatcACACGCTCGATAACACTTGGCCGATAAGTATGTGAGTCACATTGCATCGTTTATGTAGATAACGAATGACAAAATGTCGCTGTTTATGTCGATAATTGGCGAACGAACGACAATGACTCGTTAGATTTTCACGGCAGCTGCGCTGTTTCACCCACGAATTTCGAAGTCACGTATGTACCACGAAAGACTCCATGGCTACTACATGGAATGTTAAACGAGTCAATCCTGCGATACGGAAAACATTTCGAATGTAACACGTCCTATGAATAACGAAAAGATGCGAGGATAAGCAAACAACCCGTGTATCCATTGTgtattcgaataaaattcaacTTCATTTTGTACATAATTGATATTCCACTGCATGGATCCTCGTtataagataaatattaaacgaaGGAAAATGAATCTCAGTATCTGATAATAGTCGGATTTAATGAATAATCGCGTGACCGGTAGTCtggttttttatttatatggCTCGGGCGTCATAAGCATATAAATgcatgtaaaataataatcagTCCACGCGTTAACGTTAAATCGTTTTCCAGTTATCGATGTATTAGCATATGTATAAATACAGCGTTGGCAAGGTTGAATGATTCACTTGATCGGTTTCGTTTGTAATTTATCACATCTATTCGAAGGAATCAGTATCAGAAATTGAAAAAGTATTTCTAAGTAGCATAGGAAAGATTTTTAAGCCTTTTGTACTAAACTGTGAATTAAATACCAATCATTGACATTCTAAAAAGTATTACAAGTTGGCGTTGACAACGATTATGCTGGTTTCGAAAACGGAAGTTCGTCCAATTACAAGATTGAATCTTGAAGTTTGAACCGTAACTTTGGATTTTTATAAACCACCTTATTATTCAAACAAATAAGGAGAATTCTAAAATATCTTCTGACATTAGAATACTATTAGTCATGTAATTTTATGTTCTTAGATATTTATTCGAGGAATTATGTTTACGTTTGATTCAACTTTGATCTGCGATATTAATGTCTAGTTTTCCTGCATctcgttatatttttaattgagaTCTTTTTAGCGTCATCCATCTATCTGGTCAAAAAAATAATCATTTATAAAAACCTTTGCTTCTTCTTCATTTATGTGTTGAGTCATTTTAGCGGAAATTTCTCCATCACACAAGTGCATAGTTATTTCACGATTGCAGCATTCCCTTTCATTAAATTGTGAAGAAATTACGAATTCCTTAACCATGAACACGTTAATTGGTAATTTATTTTCGACGTAAAACAATGAAAATTTCCAACGCTAAACTAAAAGTGAAAACAATAAATCGAAAAACCTTCCGAAAATATTTGacttattttctaaaaaggtACAATACATTTTGTACCGCACCAACTAGctatcttttattataaaaagatattcaattattttcattaataaatcGAGGAAGAATTTGTGCATTAAGACGTTAAAAGCCTATTGGACTCccatttgtaaaaataaacaaCGTACAATGTCTTCTCTGTCTTTTCGGGAATGTACTTGTTAATTAAGGCAGCACACCGAAACTTATACAAATGCCAGCAAGACTGAAGAAGGAAATGAATGCGTGGTGATTGTATTCATATTGCCCTTGACCCCGGCGTAATCATAGTTCATTCGGTAGACAATCGTCGTATAAATCAGCTATAAAACCACATTCGCAAAACGAGTTGCTCGGCTACTTCTTAAGTCTACGTCAGACTTTATCCCTTCCCGACGAGAAGGTGAGCCAGAGATGTCTTCGAGGTCTTTTTAGAAGCCCGTAGTAAGCGCGTCAGGTAGCCAGTTGTGCGACTCAGTTGAAAGAAAGATGCTGTGCGGCAAGGTTGTTTTAGTGTTCGTAGTTAGTCTAATTGCATTGATCACCGGGATGCCTCAAGATAGCGAAAATAGCGCCCAAAGTCCATTCTCGGTGAGTTTTCAACTTTAttgaattaataatacaaattttcattgtATTTGCCTGAGAACAATTCACGCTTACGTTTGCGATGCGGCCGATTGTGAGACAGCGATTTATCGAATTTTGCATTGTAACTTTGCTTGGAATTTTGAACGAACAAGTGGAATTCTAATTGGCGATTCGCGTAATTGGTAATTCGCGTTTGGAAATTTGTAAGAAAACGAAgcttcgaaaaaaaaaaaaaaaataggaatagaaattgaaaaaaattgtcaCATTTTGATTGAAAAGTTTCCGTTCATATTCGATATCGATATTTACAAAACGAttaaaaatgaagaatttcCCCTCATacgaaaacaaaattattcagTTGTTCAACAAGCGAGTATAATTAGAGATGATAATCAAAACTGTGCGATATTTGCAGCCTTTGTAAATACTTAATTGTATACCTAATGAATTGTTTTCCAAACTGAGTATGAGCAAATAGCTCTAAGCGAGCAACTTTCTAATATTTCCAAGTATAACGTAacaataattagataacgtgCCACGACATCCATTGAATCTTTTTGTTCGGACGGTCATAAATGAGGACGAATGAATGACAGTGAATagaatgtataaaaaaatttagcGAAAAGGGGAGAGTACGGGTCACTGATGGCGGAACAATATTAGGTAATCAGCAAACGCAACCACGATCAGGGAAAAGATTGCGGAAATATAAAACCGAGTTATAAGTTTGCGATGGTTATATGATTGTTGGAAGATATTGCTtaaatttgcaaataattGTAGTGAACCAAGGACTGAGTTGAATTTTGTTATCAGGCCGACAATTTAgtatatttgcataaatatcaaataatccTGAAAAACTTAGAAAATATGCAGGTGGTATAGAAGCAAATTGTACTAAGTTTGTAATTGTttaagaaaattgttttatattaactACCATCTATTTgttaaatacatacataacgTACCTGAAAACCTTCATTAAGGTTTATCGGTCTAATTGTAGTGTAACAACGTTTATAAACTTTACAATGAGGCACTATAGATATAACGTAGATAGTTAGGTAGCAACtattaaaatgttaatatCTGGAGAAACTTATCGCtgtaattatacaaaaatgttAGGTAAATTGCGAATTTTGATGCACCCTAGTAACTAAGCGAGTTAGTAAAAATGTATACAATGCACTGTACATAATATGCAAAACTATGTATACAATTTCCAAAGTACAGTATTCgccataatatttaataaagaaatcaAATCTCTGCATAGGTCCTCTAGTTGagttgataaaaatatgaatttacatattGCACCCTTTAGTTAAATTATCCTATTTAGTACTTTGCCATACTTCGAGATACGTTTAGACGTACAAATTTCATCTATTAAGTAAAGTTATGTTGAAGTATATTATACAGGTTGTTCATTCAAACAACAACTAAATGCCTTAAATGATAtgaagagaaataaaaaacactTTAGTTTTCATTACTTTCGAAATGATCGATATAGGATAATTTAACTATAGACAGTAACATAAATATTCGCGATCTAATaacaaaacaataaaaaaacgTGCCATTGTTTCTTCGCAGCTTCCATTCGTTCAACTTACAAATGGTGGAATCCGATTCAATTTGGGCGGCTACCATGCCCAAGCTGGACTGGGTGGTTTACTAGGCGGAAGCAATGGACTTCACGCTAGCGTCGGAACACCCTGGGGTGGCCATGCGTCCGCTGGTTTGGGTGGCGCAATCGATGGCAACAATGCAAATCTTGGCTAGTACAATTCCATCGAAacgtctttcttcttttccagTAGAACTTGGAAATCTGTCGCCATAGACGTTTATACGAATTTTATCTACTTGAACGAAACTTTAGTTGGCGCTCGATTAATCCGTCAAGTGGCAAACGAGTCAAATTGTCATTCGGATTGTCAATCTCTCGAATATAATAATTCCTTTATTTACAGATTCCCTATTTTCTTACGTTCCGTTACTTTCTACTAAAAGTACTTTGTATtacgatttataatttttccagTTTCATAATTAACATCTTTATGCCCGATGTTGCTTACACGTAACAtcttattttaatatgttacCAAATGATAAACGTTAAATTAACTAAACGATAAATCCATTTGTTTTCGATAAAACTGATCCATTATTCTGGCGTGTCTCGTCTTCTTTTCGACCATCTAAAAAGACAATTTTCCTCAGACGATGAAAAAGGGATATTTACATTGCGAATTCAATTCTTCCTTATGTAAACGTGAACTATAATATCAGCAAAAAAATCATAGATCGTAAGAAATCAGCTCCTATTATATCATCTCCAATTATATACTGATATGATTTTTTTATGTCTTGATAGATTCTCAGAAATAGATATTTATCGTATCATAAATATACTGGAAGTTGACTTCTGGACTTCcagttcttttctttttttttttttttccctATGAGAAGGCGAAATGAAAAGTTCATGCGGTGAATCGATCAACAGGAGGAGGTCTGTTCGCGAGAGCAGGCCTTGGAAACGGAAGACACGAAGCTGCAGCAGGATTAGGCGGAGTGATAGACGGAAGTGGAAGGTCGGGTCCTGGACTCAGAGGAGGAATCTTCGCCAACACGGGAGCTCACGCGGTTGGAACATCAGCTGGAATTTCTAACAGAGGACCAAGCGACAGACGAGATGATGGAAATAATAAACCAGGTGAAGATGAAGGCGATAGGGGCCAATCAACCAGGGGACGTTCGAATATTCAAGTAATCGCTCGTTCtggaaataagaaagaaaaagtattgGAGGTGCGTTAAATTAGTATTAATTGTTCATTGAGTCGTAATTAAGATGTTCGTTATCAGAGTTACAAATTTGCgacgttttaaaaataattcaaatttaattgtaaagtgtgaaataaagaaatatatacaaaatgtGTGCAAAAGTTTCTGGGCAAATAAATCTACTTTATATTCGTATAAAGGAATAATTAATTCGTagtgtatataatataactgtGTAgtcgtatttatttattatattgctTTCTTTTATTCGTCATAGTCCTGTAcctaatattaattaacaacttTTCAAATATCATTACATTAGGTGAGATCATTAGATGATCAAATACATTAGATAAATATCATTACCTTACATTAGGAATATAAAATGAGAGATTGACGTGACCGGGAAGTCTTGCACACCACAGTATATAAATGACGTGCTtcgttaaaaagaaagaaaaaagaaaaagaggaataaATCTCAGACAGTAAATATATGATACGAAagtagaagaaaaagaatatgGTTTGTGATGTACGATTAGCAAATTATGAAGTGTTGAGATATGAAGGGTAAAATTATCATTAATTTGTAGACAGTGGCTGTGCCGGCGGAATCTCCAGAGGCTTTTAAACAAATTGACTCTTCGTCGAAAAAAGAGGTAAACACAATTGAATTAATGGCATCAATTTGAAGGTCGTTGCTCTTAGATCGAATTAATAATCTGTGAATACGATTGCGTCAGATACAAGAAGCATTAAACGTTAATCCGCTATCTATCGCCGAGGTTAATCCTGTTTTGTCCAGCGAGACGAATGATATACGCGTTGGTGAGAAAAATTTCagttaattaataatcttaACTCATTAAGGATCAACCAATGGTTtatcataatgttataattatatcaatttcTTTACGTTTCATAAGGTCGTAAAATCTACGTGAAAAAAATAACTAGGATAAAAACCTTCAGAATTCTCGTTCACAGTCACGTTGTACGAAAATAGAATTCCATAATGAAAGTTGATGGAAAAAAGAACGCTGATAAAATATCGCGTCAACGTAACGTTGCCCCTTAATGGATTAACACGACAcaatacaacataatacgacactttttatacatttgagatttattttttagttcGACTAACGAAAGTCCTTCCACGTCACCGTAGAAGAAAGTTATGGGAGTCGAAGAGACAGGCTGATCAAGAGCATACAGTTCCAATAGAGCCGCAGGGTAATGCCGATTCAAATGTTCAAAACATCCAAAAGCGTCAAGCGATTTATTATTCAGACCCTACTCCTACACAAAAAGTAGCTGTCATGAGGACCAAAAGTCCTGGTTTTTACGATGACATATTTCAGGTAAAAAATATgattatccttatttttctaTCCAAAAGTATTCGGACGCTTGTTTGTTTCTTACAcaagataaattttaattacttcgatgatattatatatataaccaGCATAGccgtataataaaatattataacgcgattaaattgatttttaagAACCAATACGTAATACTAAGACTGGCATTTATAACTGTCGggtcttataacgttattctgtcAGTTTGGTAAACATTTTATCTTTGGATTCtatcatttttaaattataaattacattatGAAGATATCTTTCAAACGGATAGGATGTTGATTCaaaaaatgatatataaataatcaaTTTATAGGGTAAATAGTATTGCTTTTGTATTGTTTAATatgtaatttgaatttataatttgttaattcCAATTATTAATTCATCAACATCAGTATGTTCGGATACTTACAAAGAAGGGTagtatatgatataacgaaagTTTTCTTCATTCACTTAAGTGTTTCCTTTTCACAGATACCGATATCAACGCTGAACGCTGTTAATCAACTGTTGAATAATAATGCCGGATAAGTAACGACATCGTGTTGCATCGATTTTCTAATCTCCATACACACTTTTTACATTGTAAGACTTAGTGGTAATGGAAATAGCTATCCATTAAAAATAGATACAGATGCGTTGTGTTTAATTTGTTagaattttcttaataaattattctaaacTGAACTCTCTTTCACTGTTTATTCCCATCACTCCAGATTCACACTGCATTAATAAATCAATCGAAAATAatctattttattctgtaaacATGAAACCTATTGTATTATAGTATCGTGAAATAATCgtgtaaaattcgatgaattTGATAAGACAAAGAGTACGAACTGCAGTGGAggtaataaaagtaaaagtgCTAAAGGGATGAGAAATCCCCATGGGCCATCGGGCCCATCGACGTGTCCGTGATCCTTTTGGAAAATCGAGTACTTGGAAAGGCGAACGTGACCATATTTTGGAAATGGTTTTAGttagataattataattttctgcTCTATCATTTCTAAGtaaatatacgaaataaaattcctatACTGTTACATTGTTGCTTCTTTCCTAGATGTGTTCCCGAGTGAAGTGTTATCAATTGCGAATATTGTCGTTATCTTACTTTTAGGCGCtcatattcgataaaaatcgcAATTATGTTATGTAAAAGACAAGATATGCGAGTGTTCAGAAATTTCATGAAACGTACGAATAGTAGTAATAATGATATTTGACAAAGCCAAGGTCGAGTTTTTGGATATCAATGCTAATTTCCGAACAATGACAGCTATTACGAGGTATTTACTATTAATGGTCAAACAATGTGATATAGACCGACTGATaactattatataaatatgaacgAGTCAACCAGAAAGCAAGTACTTTCGAGGAGCCGCTTCCTGTATTTTCGTCGCAAAGCCATACGAAAGAACACAGCTCGTCAATATGAGAGTTATACTGTCTTTATTCCTCACTTGCTTCCTGCTTGGATTCCTGGCCAGTATAGGCAATGGTCAGCTGGTAAGGTTTCTTTGAAATAGTTACTATAACGAAGACAATTACAAATTGTATTTCGAGATTTGtgtattatttctatttaatgCTGCTTAAGAACACTGTCATTgcgatatattaatatttcagattGGACGGGGCGTCCTTTCTACTGCACAAGGTAATGGTACCACTCTATTTAATAAATAGGCAATAGGCAATAGGTAAAGCAATATATGTATCTTATTGATATTGTTGGATGTAACGTTTATTAGCTTGACGCATCTGAAACGTCGTTTTTTCAAAAATGTTCGCATTTTACGGATCGATACTATCTAACAACCTATGGTATTTTACAATGAATGTTAATCGAATCGAatgattattaatttatcataaGATTACGGATGCttctaaatattaaaatttaaatgtacAGAAATATACAGAAGCATATAGTATACGGGAATGTACTGAATATCCAGATAAACTGTCACAATAGTTATGAGACGTGCTACTATTTAGATACTACTCTTTTAATgatattcgtaaaaatgtaaatttaagtAAACATCCAGCCAATTTATACGCTTTTGCGGATTACAAACTGCGAAAGCATCCGAATAGTTATGAACAATGATATTCGAACAGAGACATAGTTGGATTTTACCATTTTAATTAATAGGCAATAAATTAAGCAAGAGGAATGTTTTAAACGATTTTGCAGGAACCACTGGTAACTTAATACCCCAAGCCCCGACTCTCAACGATGCCCTCACTAGTATCCTTGGACCTCTTTTGAGTGGTAACTCTACCGGAGGTAATAGCTTTATCTCTGGCCCTTTAAATAGAGCCTTCTAATAAACTATcgaattctaataaaaattaaaaagaaattccgAGCTTTTCGTGCATCGATGAAATTCGTAATCTTCGCCCCTTAATAATTTTAGTCCACTGTACACAATAAATTGTTTCATACATTTTAGTACgattatcaaaatatttcggAAAACTAATGAAATCAAATTCTAACATAATAAGTTATCTTCTATCGCGTGTAAATCGAAGCGTCGCTATTCGCCATTCATGATCTAACTATAATTAATCGTCAAGAGCTATATATACGTTTATGctattataaatgaaatttcactcGAATACATTATTTTACCTTAGATATGAATAAAATCAAACAAATGCTATTAAGgattttactattatttaatattaaatacaagaTAAATAAGTTATTATTTGCAGTAGATATGAATAACACTATTTAC from Bombus huntii isolate Logan2020A chromosome 8, iyBomHunt1.1, whole genome shotgun sequence encodes the following:
- the LOC126868579 gene encoding uncharacterized protein LOC126868579 isoform X2, whose amino-acid sequence is MKRQNDPSESDRVIDSIFNIPITAIKETGAAVQTFSPENSKAIDSILKIPVSTLEAVGALVKQTSGQRLQNAEELQRIRQERRERILAQRERQRFQREQLQQQRFKQQQMKRNVKNNNKNSFGLNTLSFLVSNHGILGSIQGPFGGYSGNGGGHGGHGSHGVHGGHGGHGNQGTHGGQGSTGGYEVHENVEEDTNYSWHGITAGFGTISGSRPTSAHISIQNKVAPKDKRPNKYYDDFRIQNKIAPNKENGLDYEDDPPLQNKIAPKSSRISFQS
- the LOC126868577 gene encoding uncharacterized protein LOC126868577 translates to MLCGKVVLVFVVSLIALITGMPQDSENSAQSPFSLPFVQLTNGGIRFNLGGYHAQAGLGGLLGGSNGLHASVGTPWGGHASAGLGGAIDGNNANLGGGLFARAGLGNGRHEAAAGLGGVIDGSGRSGPGLRGGIFANTGAHAVGTSAGISNRGPSDRRDDGNNKPGEDEGDRGQSTRGRSNIQVIARSGNKKEKVLETVAVPAESPEAFKQIDSSSKKEIQEALNVNPLSIAEVNPVLSSETNDIRVVRLTKVLPRHRRRKLWESKRQADQEHTVPIEPQGNADSNVQNIQKRQAIYYSDPTPTQKVAVMRTKSPGFYDDIFQIPISTLNAVNQLLNNNAG
- the LOC126868579 gene encoding uncharacterized protein LOC126868579 isoform X1; the protein is MLGIICVFNAILYVTASETAILQRMKRQNDPSESDRVIDSIFNIPITAIKETGAAVQTFSPENSKAIDSILKIPVSTLEAVGALVKQTSGQRLQNAEELQRIRQERRERILAQRERQRFQREQLQQQRFKQQQMKRNVKNNNKNSFGLNTLSFLVSNHGILGSIQGPFGGYSGNGGGHGGHGSHGVHGGHGGHGNQGTHGGQGSTGGYEVHENVEEDTNYSWHGITAGFGTISGSRPTSAHISIQNKVAPKDKRPNKYYDDFRIQNKIAPNKENGLDYEDDPPLQNKIAPKSSRISFQS